The region CACGAGGCGTCGGACAGCGCCTACAATTTCATCCAGGCATCACTGGCCAGGGGACATGAAATCACCGGCGTTTTTTTCTACAACGACGGGGTCATCAATGCAACGAAGCTGATGGATATCCCTGCCGATGACCGTCACATCAGCAAAAGATGGTCGGAGTTAGGGTCCAAGGGTGTCCAATTGATCGTTTGTGTCGCGGCGGCCAAGCGGCGCGGCATCAATCAGAATGTTCTCATCGAAAACGCGAGGATCGACGGGCTCGGGCAGTTGAGCGAACTCTGTATCGAGTCCGACCGGCTGGTGACCTTCGGCGATTAAACGAAAGGAGTTGATGAGCCAATGGAAGAGAGTAAAACGAGAAAGATTATGTTTGTGAACCGGAAGGCGCCTCACGGTTCCATTTACGCCTACG is a window of Nitrospirae bacterium CG2_30_53_67 DNA encoding:
- a CDS encoding sulfurtransferase TusD, encoding MKFGILVQEGPYNHEASDSAYNFIQASLARGHEITGVFFYNDGVINATKLMDIPADDRHISKRWSELGSKGVQLIVCVAAAKRRGINQNVLIENARIDGLGQLSELCIESDRLVTFGD